A window of Flavobacterium branchiarum genomic DNA:
AATCATTTTTAACCAATGACGAAGAAGCTCTTCAAGAAGTACTTAAAACGTTTGTAACAACAACAAAAGAAAGCTTAGTCGCTTTAGAAGAAAGTGTGACTAATAAAGATCGTACTACTATAAGTGCTATTGCACACCGAATAGCTCCAATGTTCAAGCAAATCAATGCAATTGAAGTCAGTAAAATTTTAAGTAATTTAGAGCAAAAAAAATATTCTGATACAGACTTAGAAACACTATTTAGCGAATTAAAAACTAAAATAAATTCATTACTTCTGATACTAGAAGATGAAATAACTTAATCTATACGCATTATGTGCAATTGCTAAATATAGCATTTTACGGTTTCTTAATTCTTTTTAAATCCTTTGGTCAGTGGCAAAAAATATAGATACAGTTAATCTATATCATATTGTTTTAGCTTATTGTATAATGTTTTTCGGGTAATTTTCAACATTTTCGCAGCTTCCGATTTATTATTTTTAGCTTTTGCTAAAGCATGAATAATAGCTTCTTTTTCATTTTCAGACAATGAGAAATCATTTGGCACCTGCTTTTGAACCTGGAAGAACTCTACTGGCAACACACTACTTTCTATAAAATCACCTTGCGTTAGCAAGGTTGCTCGCTTAACACAATTTTGAAGTTCTCTTAAATTACCTGGCCATCTGTATTTTTGAAAAACGGCAATTACTTCATCAGAAAAACCAATAACATTTTTATTTAATTGCTCATTGGCTTTTTCAAGAAAGTAATCTGCAAAAATCATTAAATCTTCTTCTCTTTCAATCAATGAAGGAGAATGAATAGAAAACTCATTGATTCTATGGTATAGATCTTCACGAAAATCTCCTTTTTGTACTGCTTCTCGCAAATCTTCATTAGTTGCGGTTACAATACGAATATCAACATCAATTTCTTTGTTACTACCAACAGGTTTTATCTTTCGCTCTTGTAACGCTCTTAGAAGCTGAATTTGATTTTCATAAGAAAGATTTCCAATTTCATCTAAAAATATAGTTCCTCCATTAGCAGCTTCAAAATAACCAATTTTATCGGTAATTGCTCCTGTAAAAGAACCTTTTAAATGTCCGAAAAACTCACTTGCTGCTAATTCTTTAGGTATTGCACCACAATCTACTGCAATGAAATTGTTTCCTTTTCTAGGACTTTGTTCGTGGATGCTTTTGGCAATTATTTCTTTTCCTGTTCCGCTTTCTCCGATTATTAAAACCGACATATTAGTAGGGCTAACCAACTTAATATGTTCTGCTAATTTCTTTGAAGCTTTAGAAATTCCTTTTACAAACTCAAATTCATTTGATTTTTTCGGTGTCTTAACTTTCTGTTCTTTTTCTGGAACTACCTCCGAATTTTGTAGTGCATTAGAGATTACTAATAAAACCTCTTCTGGATTAAATGGTTTCGAAATATAATCTGACGCCCCATTTTTTATAGCTTTAACAGCAGTATTTACATCTGAATAGCCTGTCATTAAGATAACAGGAATATCAGGATATATCTTTTTAAATTCAGTCATTAATCCAATTCCGTCT
This region includes:
- a CDS encoding sigma-54-dependent transcriptional regulator, with product MPKILLIEDDISFCKLLDKFLTKKAYTVVTAFSATEARNIIKNESFDLIITDLRLPDSDGIGLMTEFKKIYPDIPVILMTGYSDVNTAVKAIKNGASDYISKPFNPEEVLLVISNALQNSEVVPEKEQKVKTPKKSNEFEFVKGISKASKKLAEHIKLVSPTNMSVLIIGESGTGKEIIAKSIHEQSPRKGNNFIAVDCGAIPKELAASEFFGHLKGSFTGAITDKIGYFEAANGGTIFLDEIGNLSYENQIQLLRALQERKIKPVGSNKEIDVDIRIVTATNEDLREAVQKGDFREDLYHRINEFSIHSPSLIEREEDLMIFADYFLEKANEQLNKNVIGFSDEVIAVFQKYRWPGNLRELQNCVKRATLLTQGDFIESSVLPVEFFQVQKQVPNDFSLSENEKEAIIHALAKAKNNKSEAAKMLKITRKTLYNKLKQYDID